In Brassica rapa cultivar Chiifu-401-42 chromosome A06, CAAS_Brap_v3.01, whole genome shotgun sequence, a single window of DNA contains:
- the LOC103833144 gene encoding protein MIZU-KUSSEI 1-like — translation MRTMVDLGKQRDRLHHRMQIINTPTTVDCAREIRLRRTLRSFIECMLPYCCTYQQQPAHSYQNDTVSVSSSTSSDHSSSDHSSSSSSIVSGTFFGHRRGRVSFCLQDATVGSPPLLLLELAVPTAALAKEMDQEGVLRIALECDRRRSSSSNNSRSSSIFDVPVWSMYCNGRKMGFAVRRKVTENDAVLLRMMQSVSVGAGVVPLDEEEQTLYLRARFERVTGSSDSESFHMMNPRGSYGQELSIFLLRS, via the coding sequence ATGAGAACGATGGTTGATCTAGGAAAGCAAAGAGATCGTCTTCACCACCGCATGCAAATAATAAACACTCCGACCACCGTCGATTGCGCTCGTGAAATTCGTCTCCGACGAACTCTACGTTCATTCATCGAATGCATGCTCCCATACTGTTGCACTTACCAACAACAACCTGCTCATTCGTACCAAAACGACACCGTTTCGGTCTCTTCCTCTACTTCCTCAGACCACTCCTCCTCAGACcactcctcctcttcctccagCATCGTAAGTGGAACTTTCTTCGGGCACCGTCGTGGCAGAGTCAGTTTCTGCCTTCAAGACGCCACCGTGGGATCTCCGCCGCTTCTCCTCCTTGAGCTAGCTGTACCCACGGCCGCTTTAGCCAAGGAGATGGATCAAGAAGGTGTTCTACGCATAGCCCTGGAGTGTGACCGTCGTCGAAgtagcagcagcaacaacagtcGTTCTTCCTCGATCTTCGATGTTCCTGTGTGGTCCATGTACTGCAACGGAAGGAAGATGGGGTTTGCTGTGAGGAGAAAGGTGACGGAGAACGATGCCGTTTTGTTGAGGATGATGCAGTCTGTTTCAGTGGGAGCTGGTGTTGTGCCGTTGGATGAGGAGGAGCAGACGCTTTACTTGAGAGCGAGGTTCGAGCGAGTCACTGGGTCGAGCGACTCGGAATCGTTTCATATGATGAATCCTCGTGGTAGTTATGGACAGGAGCTTAGTATATTTCTTTTGAGATCGTGA